From Calothrix sp. PCC 6303, a single genomic window includes:
- a CDS encoding SpoIID/LytB domain-containing protein, whose product MSDNDQYKRCMKIQLLLTSLFPPLQTRHLWLSVVMWLALLAPAQASVILRIAIERDVNQVKVGSSTAAIIKDGTGKTLGQFPAMSAYYAQPIPGGGVALDKWRSGLFWIEPTGKGFVYIGDKWYRGRTLVVPTAKGLTAVNWVDLEEYLYSVIGGEMNPRWPQEALQAQAIAARTYALYEREKRRNDPVFDLGDTPDRWQIYKGVVSESTPTLNAVDKTAGQVLTYKNRLILSVFHACSGGHTENVEDVWGSREDYLRAVPDFDQNIPECTWQRTFTPVEISQRFPEVGNVKSMEVKETSKFGSVKTLLITGDKGTKTLRGEDVRTALKLKSTRFTVKPTSGIFSLDGKGYGHAIGMSQWGAYNLAKQRANHLQILAYYFRGVSLSPIKTK is encoded by the coding sequence ATGAGTGATAATGATCAATACAAACGCTGCATGAAAATCCAACTATTACTAACTTCCCTGTTTCCTCCCCTACAAACACGCCACTTATGGCTGAGTGTAGTTATGTGGTTGGCTTTACTTGCTCCTGCTCAAGCATCAGTTATTTTACGGATAGCCATTGAACGTGATGTAAATCAAGTAAAAGTGGGTAGTTCCACAGCAGCAATCATCAAGGATGGTACTGGTAAAACTTTGGGACAATTCCCGGCAATGAGCGCTTACTATGCTCAACCAATTCCAGGTGGTGGTGTTGCCCTAGATAAGTGGCGTTCCGGTTTATTTTGGATTGAACCGACAGGCAAAGGATTTGTTTATATCGGAGATAAATGGTATCGTGGTCGGACTTTGGTGGTACCTACAGCCAAAGGTTTGACAGCAGTTAATTGGGTTGATTTGGAAGAATATCTTTACAGTGTAATTGGCGGGGAAATGAATCCCAGATGGCCCCAAGAGGCTTTGCAAGCTCAAGCGATCGCAGCTCGTACCTATGCCCTATACGAACGTGAAAAACGTCGCAATGACCCCGTCTTTGATTTAGGCGATACCCCTGATAGATGGCAAATTTATAAGGGTGTAGTCAGCGAATCAACTCCCACCCTCAACGCTGTTGATAAAACTGCCGGACAAGTATTAACCTATAAAAATCGCCTGATTCTATCGGTATTCCACGCTTGTTCTGGGGGACATACCGAAAATGTTGAAGATGTGTGGGGTAGTAGGGAAGATTACCTACGGGCAGTTCCCGACTTTGATCAAAATATTCCCGAATGTACCTGGCAACGTACTTTCACTCCAGTGGAAATCAGTCAGCGTTTCCCAGAAGTTGGAAATGTCAAAAGTATGGAAGTGAAGGAAACTTCTAAGTTTGGCAGTGTCAAAACTTTGTTAATTACTGGTGATAAAGGCACAAAAACCCTCCGTGGGGAAGATGTGCGAACAGCGTTAAAGCTTAAAAGCACCCGTTTCACCGTGAAACCCACATCTGGAATCTTTTCGTTAGATGGGAAAGGTTACGGACACGCAATTGGGATGAGTCAATGGGGTGCTTATAATTTAGCCAAGCAACGGGCTAACCATCTGCAAATTTTGGCGTATTATTTCCGAGGAGTATCACTCTCGCCAATTAAAACAAAGTAA
- a CDS encoding nucleotidyltransferase family protein yields MEQSQVIGLIPAGGLAKRISPLPLSKELYPIGFDNFNSANLENSSDNLRPKVVSHYLLERMQLAGIEKAYFILRQGKWDIPAYFGDGAMLSMNLGYLMLGLPYGVPFTLDQAYPFVRNHIIALGFPDILFQPQNAFTRILARQKAHNADVVLGLFPTEQPQKAGMVDFDVEGKVLSIVEKPLQSNLRYMWGIAVWNPIFTEFLHEYIHELKSQGDLSNLPELPIGDVIQAGIKAGLHVEAETFTDGSYLDIGTPHDLIRAVKEF; encoded by the coding sequence ATCGAACAATCTCAAGTAATTGGACTAATACCTGCTGGTGGACTGGCAAAACGCATTTCACCACTACCTTTAAGCAAAGAATTATATCCAATTGGATTTGATAATTTCAATTCTGCAAATTTAGAGAATTCCTCAGATAATTTGCGTCCCAAGGTTGTTTCTCACTACTTATTAGAGAGAATGCAGCTAGCAGGAATTGAAAAAGCTTATTTTATTCTCCGACAGGGAAAATGGGATATTCCAGCATATTTTGGTGATGGTGCAATGCTATCTATGAATTTGGGATACCTGATGTTAGGTTTGCCCTATGGAGTTCCATTTACACTAGATCAAGCTTATCCCTTTGTTCGCAATCATATAATTGCTTTGGGATTTCCAGATATCTTGTTTCAACCTCAAAATGCATTTACCCGAATTTTAGCAAGACAAAAAGCTCATAATGCGGATGTTGTGTTAGGTTTATTTCCTACCGAACAACCACAAAAAGCAGGTATGGTTGATTTTGATGTAGAGGGGAAAGTACTTTCAATTGTGGAGAAACCTCTCCAATCAAACTTACGCTACATGTGGGGAATTGCAGTCTGGAATCCCATATTTACAGAATTTTTGCACGAATATATTCATGAATTGAAAAGCCAGGGTGATTTATCTAACTTACCGGAGTTACCAATCGGTGATGTCATCCAAGCTGGGATTAAAGCAGGTTTACATGTGGAAGCAGAAACTTTTACAGATGGGAGTTATTTAGATATTGGCACACCCCACGATTTAATACGTGCAGTGAAGGAATTTTAG
- a CDS encoding transposase, with protein MTLYRNKYRVESTRLPSRDYAANGLYFITICTDKRRHFFGNIQEFAMQLSDVGKIAEQFWLEIPNHFQHTNIDSFVIMPNHVHGIIIIDKLDNDNIVHSRNVPDESNQFGGLKPGSLQTIIHSYKSSVTRWCGKNGYENFRWQPRFYENIIRADSSLDNVRKYINNNPIKWEYDKDNKPNLWM; from the coding sequence ATGACTTTATATAGAAATAAATATCGGGTTGAATCTACACGTTTACCAAGCCGAGACTATGCAGCAAATGGATTATATTTCATCACAATATGCACTGATAAACGACGACATTTTTTTGGTAACATTCAAGAATTTGCAATGCAATTATCAGATGTAGGAAAAATTGCTGAACAATTTTGGTTAGAAATTCCTAACCATTTTCAACATACGAATATTGATTCATTCGTCATCATGCCGAATCACGTACATGGAATTATCATCATCGATAAACTGGACAATGATAATATCGTGCATTCTCGAAACGTACCAGACGAATCGAATCAATTTGGTGGATTAAAACCTGGTTCATTACAAACTATTATTCATTCCTACAAATCTTCCGTTACCCGATGGTGTGGAAAAAATGGGTACGAAAATTTTCGTTGGCAACCACGATTTTACGAAAATATCATTCGTGCGGATTCTTCTTTAGATAATGTTCGGAAATATATCAATAACAATCCGATAAAATGGGAATACGACAAAGATAACAAACCTAATTTGTGGATGTAA
- a CDS encoding magnesium chelatase subunit H: protein MFTHVKSTIRHIAPDNLNGRNFIKVVYVVLESQYQSALSQAVREINANNPDVAIEISGYLIEELRDAENYAEFKRDLETANVFIASLIFIEDLAQKVVDAVTPIRERLDVAVVFPSMPEVMRLNKMGSFSLAQLGQSKSVIAQFMRKRKEKSGAGFQDGMLKLLRTLPNVLKYLPMEKAQDARNFMLSFQYWLGGSPENLENFLLMLADKYVFKDNPEAEARNAGALQYEQPVTYPDMGIWHPLAPNMFEDVREYLNWYGSRKDISEDLKDPLAPCVGLVLQRTHLVTGDDAHYVAMVQELEALGARVLPVFAGGLDFSKPVDAYFYEPTTQQTQVDAVISLTGFALVGGPARQDHPKAIDSLKRLNRPYMVVLPLVFQTTEEWLDSDLGLHPIQVALQIAIPELDGAIEPIIMSGRDGATGKAIALQDRVEVVAKRALRWANLRRKPKLHKKVAITVFSFPPDKGNVGTAAYLDVFGSIFEALKGLRDNGYDVQDLPEDSKALMEAVIHDAQAQYSSPELNVAYRMSVPEYEELTPYSQRLEENWGAPPGHLNSDGQNLLIYGKHFGNVFIGVQPTFGYEGDPMRLLFSRSASPHHGFAAYYTYLEKVWGADAVLHFGTHGSLEFMPGKQMGMSGDCYPDNLIGNIPNLYYYAANNPSEATIAKRRGYAETISYLTPPAENAGLYKGLKELSELIASYQTLKDGGRGIPIVNTIMDQARIVNLDQDINLPETDAKDMSQEERDNIVGIVYRKLMEIESRLLPCGLHIIGKPPTAEEAVATLVNIASLDREEDDILGLPRIIANSLYRDLEEIYKNSDRGILKDVELLQHMTLTIREAVGSLVQAQTDAEGRVSLISKLNFFNMGKKEPWVEALHKAGYTNVDTDPLKKLFQYLEFCLEQICADKELAGLLKGLEGEYILPGPGGDPIRNPDVLPTGKNIHALDPQSIPTQAAVQSAKIVVDRLLARNMSENNGEYPETIACVLWGTDNIKTYGESLAQIMWMIGVRPVADALGRVNKLELIPLSELGRPRIDVVINCSGVFRDLFINQMNLLDQGVKMAAEADEPLEMNFVRKHALAQAEEMGINLRQAATRVFSNASGSYSSNINLAVENSTWENEGELQEMYLKRKSFAFSADDPGIMQNSREIFEKTLKTASVTFQNLDSSEISLTDVSHYYDSDPTKLVASLREDGKMPASYMADTTTANAQVRTLSETVRLDSRTKLLNPKWYEGMLSHGYEGVRELSKRLVNTVGWSATAGAVDNWIYEDANTTFMEDKEMQERLLNLNPNSFRKMVTTLLEANGRGYWETSEENLDRLRELYQEVENRIEGIE from the coding sequence ATGTTCACTCACGTCAAGTCCACCATTAGGCACATTGCGCCGGACAACCTCAATGGGCGTAACTTCATTAAGGTGGTCTATGTCGTGCTAGAGTCCCAGTACCAAAGTGCTTTGTCACAAGCTGTTCGGGAGATTAACGCTAACAATCCCGATGTGGCAATTGAGATTAGCGGGTACTTGATTGAGGAACTCCGTGACGCGGAAAATTACGCGGAGTTTAAGCGGGATCTAGAGACTGCCAATGTTTTTATAGCATCACTTATTTTCATTGAAGATTTAGCCCAGAAGGTTGTGGATGCTGTGACACCCATTCGGGAACGTTTGGATGTTGCGGTAGTATTTCCATCGATGCCGGAAGTTATGCGACTCAATAAAATGGGTAGCTTTTCTTTAGCGCAGCTGGGACAATCGAAAAGCGTTATCGCCCAATTTATGCGGAAACGCAAGGAAAAATCTGGCGCTGGTTTCCAAGATGGGATGTTGAAGTTGTTACGGACGCTTCCCAATGTTTTGAAATATCTGCCGATGGAAAAAGCACAGGATGCACGTAACTTTATGCTGAGTTTTCAGTATTGGTTGGGTGGTTCTCCAGAAAACCTGGAAAATTTCCTTTTGATGCTGGCTGATAAATATGTTTTTAAAGATAATCCTGAAGCCGAAGCGAGAAATGCAGGTGCTCTACAATACGAACAACCTGTTACTTACCCAGATATGGGTATATGGCATCCCCTCGCACCAAACATGTTCGAGGATGTACGGGAATACTTGAATTGGTATGGTAGTCGCAAGGATATTTCAGAAGATTTGAAAGACCCCCTTGCCCCTTGTGTTGGTTTAGTATTGCAGCGGACTCACCTGGTTACAGGGGATGACGCGCATTATGTAGCGATGGTGCAGGAACTAGAAGCACTAGGTGCCAGGGTACTTCCGGTTTTTGCTGGTGGTTTGGACTTTTCTAAACCTGTTGATGCCTACTTCTACGAACCAACTACGCAACAAACTCAAGTAGACGCGGTAATATCTTTAACAGGTTTTGCTTTGGTGGGTGGACCAGCTAGACAAGACCATCCAAAGGCGATTGACTCGTTAAAGCGGTTGAATCGTCCGTATATGGTGGTATTACCTTTGGTATTCCAAACTACTGAAGAGTGGTTAGATAGCGATTTAGGTTTGCACCCAATTCAAGTAGCGCTACAAATCGCCATTCCTGAGTTAGATGGGGCGATTGAACCGATAATTATGTCAGGAAGAGACGGCGCAACCGGAAAAGCGATCGCACTTCAGGATCGAGTGGAAGTTGTGGCGAAACGGGCGTTAAGATGGGCGAATCTCCGCCGCAAGCCCAAGCTACATAAAAAGGTGGCAATTACTGTTTTTAGTTTCCCTCCCGATAAGGGAAATGTGGGAACTGCGGCATATTTGGATGTATTTGGCTCTATCTTTGAAGCCCTCAAGGGTTTACGGGATAACGGCTACGATGTCCAAGATTTGCCGGAAGACTCAAAAGCTTTGATGGAAGCTGTGATTCACGACGCACAAGCACAGTACAGCAGCCCAGAGTTAAATGTAGCTTATCGAATGTCGGTTCCCGAATATGAGGAATTAACACCATATTCCCAGCGTTTGGAAGAAAACTGGGGCGCACCTCCAGGACACCTCAACAGCGATGGGCAAAACTTACTCATCTACGGTAAGCACTTTGGTAATGTGTTTATTGGGGTACAGCCTACATTTGGTTATGAAGGCGACCCCATGCGGTTGTTGTTCTCCCGTTCAGCCAGTCCCCACCACGGTTTCGCAGCATATTACACCTACTTAGAAAAAGTTTGGGGTGCAGATGCAGTTCTCCACTTTGGTACCCATGGATCTTTGGAATTCATGCCAGGTAAACAGATGGGAATGTCGGGTGATTGTTACCCAGATAATTTAATTGGCAACATTCCAAATCTGTATTATTACGCAGCTAATAACCCCAGCGAAGCCACAATTGCCAAGCGCCGGGGTTATGCGGAAACAATTTCCTACCTCACTCCCCCAGCGGAAAACGCCGGACTATACAAAGGTTTAAAGGAACTCAGCGAGTTAATTGCTTCCTACCAAACCCTGAAAGATGGTGGACGTGGTATCCCCATTGTCAACACCATTATGGATCAAGCCCGGATAGTGAACCTTGATCAAGATATTAATTTGCCGGAAACAGACGCGAAAGATATGTCCCAGGAAGAACGGGATAATATCGTCGGTATCGTTTACCGCAAACTGATGGAAATCGAATCCCGGTTGTTACCATGTGGTTTACACATCATTGGCAAACCACCCACAGCCGAAGAAGCGGTTGCCACCTTGGTAAATATCGCCAGCTTAGATCGGGAAGAAGATGATATCTTGGGTTTACCGCGAATCATCGCCAACAGCTTATACCGCGATTTAGAAGAGATATATAAAAATAGCGATCGCGGTATTCTCAAAGATGTTGAATTGCTGCAACACATGACCTTGACAATTCGGGAAGCAGTAGGCTCATTGGTACAAGCCCAAACCGATGCTGAAGGCAGAGTTTCCCTAATTTCCAAGTTGAATTTCTTCAACATGGGTAAAAAAGAACCTTGGGTAGAAGCACTGCACAAAGCAGGTTACACCAACGTTGATACCGATCCTTTAAAGAAACTATTCCAGTATTTAGAATTCTGCCTCGAACAAATTTGTGCAGACAAAGAACTGGCAGGTTTACTCAAAGGTTTAGAAGGTGAATACATTTTACCTGGTCCCGGTGGCGACCCCATCCGTAACCCAGATGTATTGCCCACAGGTAAAAATATCCATGCTTTAGATCCCCAATCAATCCCCACCCAAGCCGCAGTTCAATCAGCGAAAATCGTTGTTGACAGGCTCCTGGCGCGGAATATGAGCGAAAACAACGGCGAGTATCCCGAAACCATCGCCTGCGTCCTGTGGGGAACAGATAACATCAAAACCTACGGGGAATCCCTAGCACAAATCATGTGGATGATTGGTGTGCGTCCAGTTGCCGATGCCCTGGGTAGAGTCAACAAGTTGGAATTGATACCACTTTCTGAATTGGGAAGACCTCGCATCGACGTAGTAATTAACTGTTCCGGCGTTTTCCGCGATTTGTTCATCAACCAAATGAACCTACTAGATCAAGGCGTGAAAATGGCAGCAGAAGCAGACGAACCCTTGGAAATGAACTTCGTCCGCAAACATGCTTTAGCCCAAGCTGAAGAAATGGGGATTAATCTACGTCAAGCAGCCACCCGTGTATTCTCCAATGCTTCCGGTTCCTACTCCAGTAACATCAACTTGGCGGTAGAAAATAGCACTTGGGAAAACGAAGGCGAATTGCAGGAAATGTATCTGAAGCGGAAATCCTTTGCTTTCAGTGCGGATGACCCTGGTATCATGCAGAACTCGCGGGAAATCTTCGAGAAAACCCTAAAAACTGCCTCAGTCACATTCCAAAACCTCGATTCCAGCGAAATATCCCTCACCGACGTATCCCACTATTACGACTCTGACCCCACGAAGTTAGTAGCAAGTCTGCGTGAAGATGGGAAAATGCCAGCATCGTACATGGCAGATACTACCACCGCTAACGCCCAGGTTCGCACCTTGTCGGAAACCGTCCGTTTAGATTCCCGTACCAAATTACTGAATCCCAAATGGTACGAAGGGATGTTGAGTCATGGTTACGAAGGTGTACGGGAATTATCCAAGCGCTTGGTTAACACAGTTGGTTGGAGTGCGACAGCAGGTGCAGTCGATAACTGGATATATGAAGATGCTAATACCACCTTCATGGAAGACAAGGAAATGCAGGAAAGGTTGTTAAACCTAAATCCTAATTCCTTTAGAAAGATGGTGACAACACTTTTGGAAGCAAATGGACGTGGATATTGGGAAACCAGCGAGGAAAATCTCGATAGGTTGCGTGAATTGTATCAAGAAGTTGAGAATAGGATTGAAGGAATAGAATAA
- a CDS encoding Rpn family recombination-promoting nuclease/putative transposase — MFDNVCKFLAESFSADFASWLLGEPVTLTELSPSELSLEPIRADALILLQSDQLVLHLEFQTLPKAEIPFRMIDYRLRVYRRFPHKRVSQVVIYLKPSDSDLVYQTEFVLENSFHRFEVIRLWEQPTEVFLKFPGLLPFATLSQTEDKTQTLEQVAQIIEAIQDTKIRSNVAASTAVLAGLVLNKDLIKKILRSDIMRESVIYQDILQEGQAKGLEQGIEQGIEQKAQEIAIKMIHKGIDIEVIVDVTGLTIEQVQQLQAKASNNQAE, encoded by the coding sequence ATGTTTGATAACGTTTGCAAATTTCTCGCAGAGTCATTTTCAGCAGACTTTGCATCATGGTTACTGGGTGAACCAGTCACTCTCACCGAACTTAGTCCATCAGAGTTATCCCTCGAGCCTATCCGAGCGGATGCCTTAATTTTATTACAATCGGATCAACTTGTTCTGCATCTGGAATTTCAAACTTTACCGAAAGCCGAGATTCCCTTTAGAATGATTGATTATCGCTTGCGGGTGTATCGAAGATTTCCCCATAAGCGAGTAAGTCAAGTTGTAATTTATCTCAAACCCAGCGATTCTGACTTAGTTTATCAAACAGAATTTGTTCTGGAAAATAGCTTTCATCGATTTGAAGTCATCCGACTTTGGGAACAACCAACCGAGGTATTTCTCAAGTTTCCCGGTTTACTCCCATTTGCAACTTTGAGTCAAACCGAAGACAAAACCCAAACTTTAGAACAAGTTGCCCAAATAATTGAAGCAATCCAAGACACTAAAATCCGAAGTAACGTTGCTGCATCAACAGCGGTATTAGCTGGGCTAGTATTAAATAAAGACCTAATTAAAAAAATTCTGCGGAGTGATATTATGCGGGAATCAGTGATTTATCAAGATATTCTGCAAGAAGGTCAAGCAAAAGGACTTGAACAAGGAATTGAACAAGGAATTGAACAAAAAGCTCAAGAAATAGCAATAAAAATGATTCATAAAGGTATCGACATTGAAGTAATTGTTGATGTAACTGGTTTGACTATTGAGCAAGTTCAACAATTGCAGGCTAAAGCTTCCAATAATCAAGCTGAGTGA
- a CDS encoding ATP-binding cassette domain-containing protein codes for MFNSAANTINPGEKIYIELNSQGKTLQFQLSKPQHIMGRDRAIADLNVPEDWQVMGRCQAILRYEGDNYRIYDGNGKEPSTNGIYANHTRITPEIGFLLRNGSEIKIGQNPNNLIELKYYNPADQVSINTNTPKSISLKNGAVSLGRDSGATLSLDSSIVSRRHATINSDAQGRYVLQDHSTNGVFVNGQKINGSTVLREGATVQIGTHTLVVRGDDLRVIDEGNQIRLDANKLLLKTNGKIRLDDISFGIEPGQFVALVGGSGAGKSTLMRTLLGLEQPTEGVVYLNGGDLRKNFNLYRTQIGYVPQDDIIHRDLTVAEVLTYAAKLRLPPDTDINSVVEKTLQDVEMSHRRSALISELSGGQRKRVSIGVELLADPKLFFLDEPTSGLDPGLDKKMMQLLRKLSNQGRTVILVTHATANIKLCDRVVFLGLGGRLCYFGSPDDCLAYFSVKEDFADIYNLLDKPDNVVDQANNFVHSNDYRRYVTNHLSIGNQSSQFNVGNQEGKSTFFAKQLSILTQRYFQIQKRDRINLALALLTAPIGISLINVALKDKIPFVIPEPLDPTQAPLALRVLFVFTCASLWVGLSTSLQEVIKEAAIYIRERLVNLSLLAYLGSKLVILGGLAFLQTILISLIILLFFKSPESNLISWQLGLVITTFLTLFASMNLGLMVSAIVKNGNQANSALPLLLIPQIIFSGVLFKMEGIASKISWFMLSRWSIGAYGTLVNVNGMVPEAAKLPDGSSIARPFEPTAVYDATWGNLTLNWQILCLHIAIYLGVTLYLQKRKDIF; via the coding sequence ATGTTTAACTCAGCGGCTAATACAATTAATCCCGGTGAAAAAATTTACATTGAATTGAATTCCCAAGGAAAAACTTTACAGTTTCAACTGAGTAAACCGCAGCATATCATGGGACGCGATCGCGCGATCGCTGATCTGAATGTTCCTGAAGATTGGCAGGTGATGGGACGTTGCCAAGCCATATTACGTTATGAGGGTGATAATTACCGGATTTATGATGGTAATGGCAAAGAACCCAGTACAAATGGAATTTATGCCAACCATACCCGGATTACTCCAGAAATTGGGTTTCTCCTGAGAAATGGTAGCGAAATTAAAATCGGTCAAAATCCCAACAACCTCATTGAGTTAAAGTACTATAACCCCGCAGACCAAGTATCGATTAACACCAATACTCCAAAATCTATTTCCCTCAAAAATGGTGCTGTGTCGCTAGGAAGAGATAGCGGTGCAACTCTGAGTTTAGACTCTTCCATAGTTTCCCGCCGTCATGCCACAATTAATTCTGATGCCCAAGGACGCTACGTACTTCAAGATCACAGTACAAACGGGGTTTTTGTCAACGGGCAGAAAATCAATGGTTCTACCGTGTTGCGGGAAGGTGCAACTGTACAAATTGGTACTCACACGTTGGTGGTTCGTGGTGACGATTTACGGGTTATCGATGAAGGTAATCAAATCCGGCTGGATGCAAATAAGTTACTACTGAAGACAAATGGCAAAATCAGGCTAGATGACATTTCATTTGGGATTGAACCTGGTCAATTTGTAGCTTTGGTGGGGGGAAGTGGTGCTGGAAAATCAACCTTGATGCGGACTCTTTTAGGCTTGGAACAACCAACAGAGGGGGTAGTCTATTTGAATGGGGGAGATTTGCGGAAGAATTTTAACCTCTACAGAACCCAAATTGGTTATGTTCCCCAAGATGACATTATTCACCGTGATTTGACGGTAGCAGAGGTATTAACTTACGCAGCAAAATTACGCTTACCCCCAGATACTGACATCAATTCGGTGGTAGAAAAAACCCTCCAAGATGTGGAAATGTCCCACCGTCGGAGTGCATTAATCAGTGAATTGAGTGGGGGACAAAGAAAACGGGTGAGTATTGGAGTAGAGTTGTTAGCTGATCCGAAGTTATTTTTCCTCGATGAACCAACTTCAGGTTTAGATCCTGGTTTAGATAAAAAGATGATGCAGCTATTGCGGAAACTATCTAACCAAGGAAGAACAGTTATTTTAGTCACCCATGCCACCGCTAATATCAAGTTATGCGATCGCGTGGTGTTTTTAGGGCTTGGTGGTAGGTTATGTTATTTTGGCTCACCAGATGACTGTTTAGCCTATTTTAGTGTCAAAGAAGACTTTGCTGATATCTATAATTTACTAGATAAACCTGATAATGTAGTTGATCAAGCAAATAACTTTGTCCACTCAAACGATTACCGTCGCTACGTTACCAACCATTTAAGCATCGGCAATCAATCATCCCAATTCAACGTTGGCAACCAAGAAGGTAAAAGTACCTTTTTTGCCAAGCAGCTAAGTATTTTAACACAGCGATACTTCCAGATTCAAAAGCGCGATCGCATCAACCTAGCATTGGCACTTTTAACTGCACCAATTGGTATTAGTCTAATTAATGTTGCCCTCAAAGACAAAATTCCCTTTGTGATTCCCGAACCATTAGATCCAACTCAAGCACCTTTAGCATTAAGGGTACTATTTGTATTTACCTGTGCATCACTTTGGGTAGGGCTTTCCACTTCACTCCAAGAAGTTATTAAAGAAGCTGCAATTTATATTCGAGAAAGATTAGTAAATTTAAGCTTACTCGCTTATCTTGGCTCCAAATTAGTAATTCTTGGTGGGTTAGCATTTCTCCAAACTATCTTAATTTCTCTCATAATTTTATTGTTTTTCAAATCTCCAGAATCAAACTTAATTTCCTGGCAATTAGGACTAGTAATTACAACATTTTTAACACTTTTTGCCAGTATGAATTTGGGTTTAATGGTGTCAGCAATTGTTAAAAATGGCAATCAAGCAAATAGCGCTTTACCACTATTGCTAATTCCCCAAATTATCTTTTCTGGGGTGTTATTTAAAATGGAAGGAATCGCCAGTAAAATATCTTGGTTTATGCTTAGTCGCTGGTCAATAGGGGCTTATGGAACATTAGTAAATGTGAATGGTATGGTTCCAGAAGCAGCTAAATTACCCGATGGAAGTTCAATTGCTCGACCATTTGAACCCACAGCAGTTTATGATGCAACTTGGGGAAATTTAACCTTAAATTGGCAAATTTTATGTCTCCACATAGCGATATATTTGGGAGTCACCTTGTATTTACAAAAGCGTAAAGATATCTTTTAG